The DNA sequence CATAAGCAAAAATACTGGTGTCATATATTTTTCAGCTAAATTAAAAGCTCTAATAGTTTCCAAATAAGCTTCTTCAAGCGAAGCGGGTGCAATAGCTATACTCGCAAAATCTCCATGAGTTGGAGCTTTTGCCTGAAATAAATCCCCTTGTGCTACACGAGTTGGCAAACCTGTTGAAGGACCTCCACGCATAACATTAACTATAACTAATGGAATTTCAGCTATAAATGCGAGTCCAATTTGCTCTGCTTTTAAAGAAATTCCTGGACCACTACTTGCTGTCATAGCCTTTACTCCACTCATTGCTGCACCAATAGCAACACTTATCCCTGAAATTTCATCTTCCATTTGTATAAAAGTTCCATCATTAGCTGGAAGCAAATGACTTAATTCATGAGCAATTTCACTACTTGGTGTAATAGGATATCCTCCAAAAAATTTACAACCACAATCGATGGCAGCCTGTGCAATTAAAACATTACCTGTTGCTATAACTTCTCTCATTGTTTTTTCCTAAGCTAGTTTTTTATATTGATTATTTCTAACAGCCAAAGCTCTATCTTTAGCTTCTGATGTAAGTTTGGCAAATTTAAATTCATCTCTCTTAGCCACCATAATAGCAAAATCAGGACAATGCGTTTCACATTCAGTACAACCTATGCAAGATTCTGGATGAACCACCTCTATCATTTGTCCTAAAACAGCATGCACATCATCACGCATAGCTAAAACACCTGCTGGACAATAACTTACACAAATATTACAAGCTTTACATCGATGCTCATCTACCCATACTGGAGTATCTTTTGGAGCTTTTAAACTCATTATTTCTTTCCTTATTTTTTAATTCTTGATTTATTATATCTAAAATAATTCAAACTCAACTAAGAAATTTCTAAAATCATTTTTAATTTTTTCCCTATAAACAATATTAAATCAAAAATAATTCTGGTTTTTATTTTTTCCAAACATCTAATTAATATTTATAATTTCAAATACGCTATCTAAGATCGAATTCTACAATCATTCAAAGATTTTATTAATTTCAAATTTAAGTTCAAACTCAAATATTAATTTTTTCTTTTAAATTTAATTACTCGCCTATTTTTATTCTTGTATTTAAATTATGCATTATCTAAATAAATTCTACGATAATAGCATTCTTACTAGAAAAAAGAATTATTTTAATAATTCTTTTTTATTTTATCCCTCTTAATTAAATAAGCATACCAACAAACGACCATACTTTAGAATGGCTTCAACTCTTTTATTCTTGGCTAAAAGTATAAGCTAATTTATATAATTACATATGATAATTTTATTTTATCTTCATTACTAATTTTGTATTGTATATATTTTTAATTAATTTTTATTTTTTGAGTAATTTTGTAACATATAGCTTTTATTTTAGTTTGCTTAATAAACTCAATAATCTTAAATGAAATATTTATAAAAATGCATAGAATGGCAAGAGAGTTTATTTTAAGTTAAAATAAACTCTCTCAATCAAATAAATTTTTAGGCAATTGTATGATATTTTTAATTAAGTTAAACGGAGTTTTTAAAGTATCAGTTAAAATTTGAGTATGAAAATTCGGATTATCGATTTTTCCATCTACTTTGATATTTGTACTTATTTCTTGATTTTTCCCCAAAATGACATAATTTAAAATTGGGACTTTTGAAATGGTTTCAGAGGCTGATTTTAAAGTTTTTAACTCTAAATTTAAATCTATAGTATCAAGACGCAAATTAGCACTGCCCAATCCATAAATATCAACACTATCTCCATTTAAATTAATAGCACTAAAACTTAATAAATCTTTTTTTCGATTAAAAATAACTTTTCCATTTTGAAATTTTAAACCTTTTTGATTAAAAGTTGGAGTTTTAAACATCAATAAACTAGGAACTGTATCTATAAATGAAATCAATTGATTAACACCTTTTAAATCTTTTACAAAAGTATTTTTAAAATCAAATTCTCCATCAAAATACTCAAGACCACTTCCAACAATACTTAGATTAAAAATTCCATCTTGCACAGCCTGCTTTTGTAAAAATTCATTTAAATATTGATCATTTATATTTTTAACAAAAAATTTTAAATCATCTGGGCTATAGTAAAAATTTAAATTTGTATTTCCTCTTGAACCTTGAACATTTAAGATATTCTTATCTAAATTTATCTCCAATTTATCAAAAGCTAAAGTTTTATTCATATCAGCTAATATCAAAGCACAATTGGCTCCGCCAAAAATAATATTTTGTTTATTTGTACTGATATCAAAACTATTTGGAGAATTTTTTTGTTTTTTATAAATATAAGTTAAATTTTTTACTTGTATTTCTTTTTTAAGTGAAGATATTGTAGCACTTATAAGATCGCTTTGTGTATTAATATATATAATATCATTTTTTCTTACAATACTAAAACTATCTTTATTGTAAGGTGTTTGGTTGTTGATAAATAAATTATGGTTAAAACTAACATCTTGCGCTTGCAAATCAAAATCTTTAAAATCTAAACTTTTAAAATAAACACTTCCAGCTCCATTAAAACCAAAATCTTTAAGAATTTTAGAATAAGAAAATAAAATATTAGGATTATTTAAATTAAATTCTAATCCATTTTTAAAATTAGCTATTAAATTCCATTCTGGTATAGTTAATAAATCTTGATTTAAATCTAAATTAAGAGTAATATTTTGATTTTCAATATCCAATAAATCATCATCGAAATGCAATTTATAAAGTTGGGTATTAAAAATTCCTTGTTTTTCTTTTAAATTAATTTTAGCATTTATATTAGCTTTTAAATATCGATTTTCTATATCAGCATTTTCTATACTTAAATTATCTTGAGTTAATCTAATCAATCCCTTGGAAATATTCATATCAGCCAAAGATATATTAGCACTATTTAAATAAAATATTCCATTATGAAGAAATTGCCCTTTCTCGTGAAAATCAATTTTAAGTTCCAAATCTGCCTTAATGGTTCCGCTTTTTTGATAAAAAGGCAAGTTAAGATGATAATTTTGCAAAGCTTTTTCAAGCTTTTCATCTAATTTCAAATTATCTGATTTTATTCGCAAATAAATTCCAGCTTTTTCTTCGTTGAAAATATCATATAAATAAACTTTACTTTGACTTAAATCTGCTCCATCATAAGAAGCCTTATTAAATTGCAAATCCAACTTTTGCTGACTTAAATTTAAATCAACTCTTGGAATTTCAATAGCATCCATATTATTTTCTAAACGAACTTTGACTTTATCAATATATCCTGAAGCACTTATATTATCAAAATAATAATTATTTTGTTTAAAATCTATAAAACCTTGTAAAAAATCTAAATGATAAAATTCTCCAACAACATTTTTAAATATCCACTGATCTAAGGTTTCATTTAAAACAAAATCTCTTCTGATTATAGTTGCTATATTTTGTATATTTATTGCATTAAGATCACTAATTTGATAAAGTAATTTATTATCTTTATAACTTATTGTACTTTTAAAAGTTAAATTATCACTATTTGCATTTAAATTTAAATTATAAAAATTACTTTTTATTTTTATTTCAAAAAAACCGTTTAAATTTAAATTGTATTTTTTTAGCTTTAAAGAATTAATTGTTCCTGATAAATTGCCATTATTTACAGTAAAGGAAGCTTTTAAAAAAAGATCATTACTGTCTATAAAATAATCACCATCTTTAAATAAAATTTTTAATTTTTGATTTTTAAAATATAAATTTCCAATATTTACTTCTTCAACAAAATTATATAAATATTTTAAATTTTTCATCATTTTTAATAAAGTTTTAGAATCAAAATTAGAATTATTTTCTGAAGTATCATTAAAATTTAAAGCAATATTTTTTGCTCGAAAAATAAGTTTTTTATCTAATTTAATATATAATTGCTGAATTTTTAAAAAATCAAATTGGATGCTAGAAATGAATATTCCATTTTTTAATACTAAAAACATAACCGAAAACAACACAAATAATATTACTAATATATATAATATTTTCTTTTTCATACGTAACTTCTTATTGATATTTATCATGGGAATTTGTTATTATTTAATTCAACCCTTAAAAAGCGATTCTGTCATTTTTATACCAAAAGGCTCTATTGCTCAGATTATATCATATCTTAAAGAAAAAAAATATGAAATGAACACTATTGATAAATATATTTTATTTTTTTTAGGGCATCCGCAATCTGGATGGATTGATCTGGGAATGCAAAAATTAAATAGAATAGATTTTTTATACAAATTAACCGTAGCTAAAGCTGCACTTGAAACAATTACATTAATTCCTGGGGAAACAAGTATTGTTTTTTTAGATCAAGTCTCCAAAAAATTAGACCTTAATAAAGAAACACTTTTATCCGAGTTTCAAAAACAATCTCCCTATCCTGAAGGAGTTTTTTTACCAGAAACCTATGAAATTCCAAAAGGAATTTCAGAAAGCTTATTAATACAAAATTTACTTGCTATTTCTGAGAAATCAAATCAAATCACTTCTAAAAAAATTTTTGGAGAATATAATCGTAAAAAATGGCATCAATATATTATAGTAGCCTCAGTGATTCAAAAAGAAGCTGCCAATGAATCAGAAATGCCTATAGTTGCAAGCGTGATTTACAATCGCCTTAAAAAAGGTATGAAGTTACAAATGGATGGAACTTTAAACTATGGTATTTATTCTCATGAAAAAATTACACCTCAAAGAATCCGACAAGATAAAACATTTTATAATACATATAAATTTGAAGGTTTACCAAAAGAAGCAGTTTGTAATGTTTCTTTGGCTGCAATTCGTGCAGCTATTTTTCCAGCAAAAACGGATTATTTATATTTTGTACGCGATAAAAAAACTGGAGTTCATATTTTTACAAACAATTTAAATGATCATAACAAAGCTATTAACTCGCAAAAAAATAGATAAAAATTTAAAGTTGGAACAATATTTGCTTATAAAGTTTTAAAATAATAAAAAGGATAAAAAATGATCGACCCATTCAAATCAAAAGAACTTGTTACCAGTGCTTTAGCAGGTAGAAATCTTAGAAATCAATTGATTAATGCTAATCTTGCAAATGTCGATACTCCTTTTTATAAATCAAGAGATATAGAATTTGAAACTGCTTTAGTGCATCGTGCTAATGAAATTTTTAAAAAAAATGATGATAAAGAATTAAAATTAGCTGTAACAGAAAAAGGTCATCAAGAACCTTGGAAATTTCCAGATCCTAATAAATCAACCATTTATTTAAGAGATGGTCATTTAGCAAGAAATGATGGCAATACAGTAGATTTAGATGTTGAAACTACAGAAATGAGCAAAAATACAGTTATGATTACAGCTCTTGATGGGGTTTTAAGAAAACAAAGTAGTATATTTAGCTCCATACTTGATGCAAGTTCTAAATTAAGTTAAAGGTAAATTATGGCATACTTAAGTGATTTTGATATTAGCGGATATGGTTTAAGCGCTCAACGTTTTAGAATGAATGTTATTAGCTCCAATATAGCTAATGCAAATACAACTAGAACAGCAGAAGGCGGACCTTATAGAAGACGCGAAGTGATCTTTAAGGCAACAGATTTTGATAAACTTTTGAATGAACAAATCAGCAAGGATAATAATTTTTTAAAATATGAAAATCCTTTAAACGATCCAGATTCTCCAGAAGAAGCTAAACCGGCTATTCAAAGTGTAGTTGTGGATAAAGTTGTAAGAGATGATAAAGATTTTAGAATGAAATATGATCCAAGTAATCCTGATGCAAATGCTGAAGGTTATGTGGCTTATCCTAATATTAATCCTGTAATTGAAATGGCTGATTTGATTGAAGCAACAAGAGCTTATCAAGCTAACGTCAGTGCTTTTACAAGTGCAAAAACTATTGCACAAAGTGCAATTGATTTATTAAGAGGATAATAGAGAATGAATAACATTAATGATTTAAGATTAAATAATATTTCAAAAACAAATTCAAACCAAAATATACAGCAAAATAATATTGGTGACGAATTTGCTAAAATGCTCAAAAATGAAATTGATGATTTAAATAAAGCCCAAAAAACTGGTGAAGCTGCTATGACAGATATTGCCACAGGGCAAGTTAAAGATTTACATCAAGCTGCCATTGCTATTACCAAAGCTGAAAGCAGTATGAAATTTATGCTAGAGGTTAGAAATAAAGCTATCAGTGCTTACAAAGAAATTACAAGAACTCAAATTTAAATTTCTATGCAAGAAAATAAAAAAAATCGTGTTTCAAAAGTAGCTTTTGCTTATTGCATGGCGCTTTTGTTTATGATTATTTTTTTAAGCTCAACCTTTATACTTACTTCCAAACGTCATATTCCAAATACTGAAAAAGATCAATATTCTTTAGCTTTGCGTGGTAATATTATTACAAAAGATAATTTTACAATTACAACTTCAAAACAAATTTATCGTGCTGAGATTGATTTAAGAAGTATTGATAAGGATAAGTTTGATCTTTTTTTAAAACTTTTTCAAATTTATAGTGGATTTAGTGATAAAGAAATCTCAGATATTAAAAAAAGAATACAAAATCAAAAAAGACGCTCTTATAATTTCATTCTTTCTCAAAATTTAGATTCCAAACAAGCTAATTATCTTAAAGATCTTGCAAAAAAATTATATATACAAGGATTTTTCAAAGCATTTACCAATAATTCTGGCAAAGTTGAAACCAGAGGTTTAAATATTATTGAACATGAAGAAGACAGAATTTATATGTCGCATGATGCACTTACTCCTGCTATAGGTTATACAAAAGTTGTACTAGATCCAGAAAGTGGAATTTTAAAAAATATTGGTGTTAAAGGTTTGGAAAAATATTATGATCAATGCTTAAGTCCTTTACAAAATGAAAAAATTCAAGGATTAAAAGATATCGGTGGAAATATTATTTTAAATTTAAAATCATTACAACAAAAAAAAATTAATGGTTGCGATCTATATCTCAATGTTTCTTTAAAGCTTCAAAAAAGTATTGAAAAAGCCATTGATGAACGCAATGAAGATTTAAAAGCTAACGAAATTATTGTAGGTGTTATGGATAGTAAAACTGGGAAAATTTTAGCTCTAGCAAGCTCAAGACGCTATGATCCTGAAAATCGTAGCAAGGATTTATCAGTATTAAATGCTAGTGCGATTGAATACGGCTATGAAGCAGGTTCTGTAATTAAACCCTTTATTTTTATAACTGCGCTAAGACTTGGTAAAATAACCCTTGATGAAATTATTGATACTTATGGTGGATCTTATAAATTAGGACGATTTACTATTAGAGACGATCACAGAATGGATAAAATGACCGCTGAAGAAGTTATAAGATATTCTTCAAATATAGGAATGATTCAAATTGCACAAAGACTCAGCAATTTGGAAATTATCACAGGTTTAAGAACTTTTAATTTTGGAGATAAAAGCGGCATTGATCTTCCTTATGAACAAAAAGGAGAAATTCCTAACCCTAAGCATCTAAGAGAAATAGAAAAATCTGTATTAAGTTATGGATATGGACTTAAAACTACTTTTATGCAATTATTAGCCGCCTATAATGTTTTTAATAATAATGGAATTTATGTTACTCCACGTTTAGCTGAAAAATATTATCAAGATGGGCATTTTGTTAGCCTAGATAATGATATAAAAAAAGAAGCCATTTTAAATCCACAATCGGCTCAACTCATGCAAAGAATATTAATTGATGTTATTGAAAAAGGAACTGGAAGAAAGGCTTTTACAAAAGGAGTTACCTTAGGAGGTAAAACAGGAACAGCTAGAATTGCTGAAAGACAAGGATATACCTCAAACCGCTATAATGCTTCTTTTTTTGGATTTGCTAATGATGCCACACACGCTTATACTGTGGGAGTTTTGGTAAGAAATCCTACCAAACCTTATAGCTATTATGCTGCCCAAAGTGCTTTGCCAATGTTTAAAGATGTAGTTAATATTTTAATCAATGAAGATTTTTTAAAACCCGTGTCTGATAATAATCAAACAAGTAAAAACTAATCATTTTGCTCAGATTTTAGTCTCTGAAATTCCTGCATTAAAGATTCTCTTAAATTTTCTGCTTCTTCTTCTCCATTTTCCAAAAAATGAATCAAAATATTTTCTAATTTCTTTAAAAATTCAAAAAGCTCATTTTCCCAAATATTATTATTCTTATTACTCAAATTCATTGTTTGAATAAAAGTAAGTTCTCTACTTAGATCGCTAAGTTTTTCTAAAAATTGTTCCCTATTATTTTGATTTTTTAAATTGTGTTCTTTAAAGGCTCTAATTTTATCATTAATCACTTCGCAAAATTCTGGATAAATATCCATTTTTATCGGTTCTAATAATATCTTATTATCAACATTTAAAACTATTTTTTTTACAGCAAAATAAAGAAACAAAAATGATAAAGCAGCTATTAATAAATATATTTCTAACATTAATTTCCTTAAAGCGCTAACATTCCACCATCTAAATTCACACTATCTAAGCCAAGTTTATCTTTTACATACTGCGCAGCTAACATACTTCTATGACCACTACGACAAATAAAAGCTATTTTTTTATCGGATTTTTTTTTAGCTTGAAATTCTTGCAAGAAATTTTCATTTAAAAATCCCTTATGGTCATAAAATGAAATACATTCAGCATTAGGCAATACACCTTCTTCCCATTCCAAAGGAGTGCGAACATCAAAAATTTGATATTCGCTTAAGTCTTGTTTTGTCCAAACATTAGCTGAAATATTTTCTATCATGAAAAAGCCTTTGTAATGATTTTGGCCAAACTTGTATTAAATTCAGAAGCATTTTCAATTCCCATACCTTCACTAAGTTTAGCCATATTTAATACCAAAATTGCAATATCACTATAGAATATTTCATTATTTTTAAGTCCAGAAAAAATTGCATGTTTTGGATTGATTTCTAAGATAGGTTTTATATTTTGCTCCTGTCCCATTTGCTTTAAAAGCTGCTGCATAGCAAAATCAGGTTTATTTTTATCAAAAACGATACAACTTGGACTATCTTTTAAACGACTAGTTAGTCTTACATCTTCAACCTCATCTTTTAAAAGTTCTTTAAATTTAGCTACAAGTGGAGCATATTCTTTTTTTTCTTCATCGCTTAATTCATTTTTATCTTCAACTTGATTAATAGCTACGAATTTCAATCCCTCATATTCTCCAAACATAGGGGTAACCAAAGAATCAATCTCATCATCCATTAGAAGTACTTCTATATTTTTTTGCTTATATTCTTCCAATAAAGGTGAATTTCTAAGTAAGCTTTCATTATTTCCTGTGATATAAAAAATTTCTTTTTGATCTTTTTGTAAATCATTTTTATATTCTTCCAAAGAACGTAAATTTTCGCCTTTGGTGCTTTTATAAAACATGAGTTTTAATAAATTTTCCTTTTCTGTTCCAAAACCATAAAGTCCTTCTTTTAAAACTTTTCCAAAAGTTTTAAAAAAATCTAAATATTTGTCTTTGTCCTTATTTTTTAATTTTTCAAGCTCACTAAGTATTTTTTTAACACTTGCTTCTTTTACTGCTTTTAAGATTTGATTTTCTTGTAAAATTTCACGACTTACATTTAATGGTAAATCTTCAACATCAATAATCCCTCTAACAAAACGTAAATAAGTTGGCAAAAGCTCTTTGTCATCATCGCTGATAAAAACACGTTTTACATAAAGTTTAAGTCCGCTTTGATAATCCACTCTAAAAAGATCAAAAGGAGCATTTTTTGGAATAAAAAATAAAGAATTATATTCTAATTTTCCTTCACTTTTAGTATGAAGATACAATATAGGCTTATTAGAATCATGAAAATTTTGTTCATAAAATTTTTCATAATCTTCGGTTTTAAGGCTTGTTTTTTGCATTCTCCAAAGAGCATTAGCTTTATTAATTTGAGAAATTTTTACTTCAGTTTTTCCTTCTGCTTCGCCTTCTTTAGCAGGAATATATTCTTCTTTTTCCATAAAGATTGGAAATTGTATATGATTTGAATATTTTTCTATAATACTTTCAATTTTATAAGAATTAGCAAATTCATCATCTTTTAAATAAAGTGTGATTTTAGTTCCTTGCTCTTCTTTTTGAGCATCTTCAATTTCATAACCATTTGCATCAGAAGTCCAAAGATAAGCTTTATCATCTAAAGCTTTTTTGCTTAAAACTTCGATTTTATTTGCGACCATAAAAGCAGAATAAAATCCAACACCAAATTGTCCTATAAGCTGAGAATCTTTTTTAGCATCACCACTTAAATTCTCTAAAAAACTTTTTGTACCACTTTTTGCAATGGTGCCTAGATTATTAATCAAATCTTCTTTATTCATACCTATACCATTATCACTGATGGTTAAAGTTTTTTTATCCTTATCTATTGTAATTTCTATTTTAGGATCAAATTTTAAGCTTTTATAAGAATCATCGCTGACACTTAAAAAATTCAATTTATCTAAAGCATCGCTAGCATTAGAGATAAGTTCTCTTAAAAAAATTTCCTTATTTGAATATAAAGAATGAATCATCAATTGTAAAAGTTGATTAACTTCAGTTTGAAATTGCATTTTTTCTCCTTTGTATTTTTCAAATACGTTATTTTAGCAAAAAATACATAATTCTAAAAAATTTATTTAAAAATTACAAAACCAAGCCAAACAGCTAATAAACATAAAATCACATTAAAAATAATATTAAGAAAGAGATGAAAATAACTTCCACTTTGCAAAAATGTTAAATTTTCGTAAGAAAAAGTAGAAAAAGTTGTAAAAGCTCCTAGAAATCCCGTATTGATAAAATTTTTAAGCAATGGTGATAAACCTTTATTTTGAGCATAAGAAAAACAAATTCCTATAGCAAACGAACCTAAAATATTTACAAAAAGAGTGCCAAAACCAATAGAATATGGAAAAAATTTATTAATAAAATTAATACTTAACATTCTAAATATAGAACCTAAAAAGCCACCTAATCCTACAATTAAAATTATATTGAACATTGTTTCATTCTTTCTTGTTCTAGCACTTCTTGCATTTTTTTTCTAGTATTCTCAAGCCATCTTTCATCACTCGTATCTACCAAATCCATACAAATAATCTTTAAAATTCCACCATTTACATTAAAACTTTTCGTATCTAAAATTTTAGCAGAATCCACAATTAAAATAGGTTGAACTTTTAAATTTAATTTTTCAGTTAAAACTTTAGCTCCACTTTGAAACTTAAGCATTTTTTCTGTTTTTGAACGTGTTCCTTCAGGAAAAATTGCTAAAACTCTATTTTCATTTAATCTTTCTTTAGCCTCTTTTAATACACGTACCAAATCTCTTGGATTTTTTCTATCAATACAAAGTAATTTTGGTTTTTTTATAGTAATTTTAAAAAGTGGAATTTCGCCTAATTCTTTTTTTGCAACCCAACATAAATTTTTAGGATACAATCCTTCTAAAGCAATAATATCTAAAGCGCTTTGATGATTCATTAAAATCATATTTGCATTAGGATTAAACTTACCAACAAGATCTGTTTTATAAAAAATAGTAAATTTTTGAAATTTAGCCCAAATTCTACGAATTTTCCATAAGATATTTTGAGATTTTACAAAACAAAAACAACACACCACAATTAAAATACTAAAAATAAAAAAAAACCAAAAATATAAAGCTTTAATTTTTTTGCAAATCTTCACGAAGTACCCATCCTATTTTTCCATTTTCAAGAACTACTTTAATATAGTTTAATCTTTTTCCCAAAATTTTAACTTTTTCTTTAGAATGAGCTGTATAGAAAAAAGTTGAAGGCTCTGTTGGCAAAATTCTTACCCTTGAACCTGATTTTAAAATACCATTTTTTATACTTGTATCTATAAAAAAACTCAGTATAAAACATGCTATTGCTAAAGTCAAAATAATGTAATTTTTTCTCCATACAAATACAAGTGCAAAAACAAATGTAAAAAACCAAAGCACATATTGCTTATAAATATTAAAATCTTTATTAGTGGGATTTAAATCACTTTGAGTGCTGATTTCATCATCGCTGATAACAAGTCTAAAACTCATATTTTCAAGACTCTTAGTATTTTTATTAAAATAAGAAAAATCAAAATGAGTTTTAGATGATGGAAACAAAGCATAATAAAAACCAGTAGAAGCATTAAAATCACCTTTTAAGTTTTCTACTCCTTGTTTTTTAAC is a window from the Campylobacter sp. RM10537 genome containing:
- the crcB gene encoding fluoride efflux transporter CrcB, with the protein product MFNIILIVGLGGFLGSIFRMLSINFINKFFPYSIGFGTLFVNILGSFAIGICFSYAQNKGLSPLLKNFINTGFLGAFTTFSTFSYENLTFLQSGSYFHLFLNIIFNVILCLLAVWLGFVIFK
- a CDS encoding lysophospholipid acyltransferase family protein, whose product is MKICKKIKALYFWFFFIFSILIVVCCFCFVKSQNILWKIRRIWAKFQKFTIFYKTDLVGKFNPNANMILMNHQSALDIIALEGLYPKNLCWVAKKELGEIPLFKITIKKPKLLCIDRKNPRDLVRVLKEAKERLNENRVLAIFPEGTRSKTEKMLKFQSGAKVLTEKLNLKVQPILIVDSAKILDTKSFNVNGGILKIICMDLVDTSDERWLENTRKKMQEVLEQERMKQCSI